DNA from Acidobacteriota bacterium:
CCCAGGCTCTGAAGCCGCTCCCGGGCGGCCGCGCCGAGCTGGGGCCTGGCGGCGGCCTCCGGCCCGGACCCGGCCCTGACCATCGCGGCCACCTTGGCCCGCTCGCGGGCGACGTCCGGGCCGGCCAGGTTCCGGGCCTCCGCGAAATCCGATCCGAGGTCGTAGGCCTCGGCGACGGGCAGGTCGATGAACTTTTTCGGGCCCTCGATGTAACCGCGCAGGGGGGCCCAGCCCCGCCGGTAGTAGGCGTAGAGCGATTCGAAATAGATCGGCCGGGCGGCCAGGTCTCCCAGGTCCTTGCCCTTCGTCGCGGGAAGGAGCGAGAGCCCCTGCAGGAAGGCCGGCTTCGGCAGGCCCAGGAGATCGCAGGCGGTCGGGAAGATATCGACGTGACAGACGTTCCCGTCGACGCGGCCCGGCCTGAGGCCCGGCCCGGCCATGATCAGCGGCACCCAGAGGGTCGAATTGTAGGCGAAATAGCCGTGGGTCGTCTCGCCGTGCTCGCCGAGCGACTGGCCGTGGTCGCCGGTCAGGACGACCACGGTCGAGGCCGCCTGGCGGGAGCCGTCGAGGTACGTGAAAAGCCGGGCCAGGGAGGCGTCGACATAGGCGACCTCGCCGCTGTAGGGATCGTCCTTGAACCTGTCCGCGTACGGCGCCGGCGGCTCGTACGGCTGGTGGGGGTCGAAAACATGGATCCAGGCGAACCAGGGCCCGGCGCGGCCGTCGAGCCAGGCCAGGGCGGCGGCCACGACGGCCTCGGCCTTCCGCTCGACGAACTGGAAATCGAGGCCGGTGCCGGAGCCGTAGCTCTCGTCGTAGACGTCGAAGCCGCGGTCCAGGCCGAAGCGGGCGTCCAGGGGGAAGGCCCCGACGAAGGCGCCCGTCGCATAGCCCTGGCCCTTCAGGAACGTCGCCAGGCTGGGGAGGTCCTCCGGCACCTTGAAGTTGCCGTTGTCGTGGACGCCGTGAGAAAGCGGCGTTGTGCCGAGAAGGATCGAGGCGTGGGACGGAAGCGTCAGGGGCGTGTGGGCGAAAGCCCGGCCGAAGACGACGCCCGAACCCGCCAGCCGGTCGATGGCCGGGGTCTTGAGATAGGGCGAGCCGTAGCAGCCCAGGCGGTCCGGCCGCAGCGTATCGACGGTGATCAGGAGCAGGTTCGGCCGGGGGGCCGGGGCGGCGGCCAGAGGCAGGCCGGCCAGGA
Protein-coding regions in this window:
- a CDS encoding sulfatase-like hydrolase/transferase; this translates as MSLSVIRPAARAVVAALAFLAGLPLAAAPAPRPNLLLITVDTLRPDRLGCYGSPYLKTPAIDRLAGSGVVFGRAFAHTPLTLPSHASILLGTTPLSHGVHDNGNFKVPEDLPSLATFLKGQGYATGAFVGAFPLDARFGLDRGFDVYDESYGSGTGLDFQFVERKAEAVVAAALAWLDGRAGPWFAWIHVFDPHQPYEPPAPYADRFKDDPYSGEVAYVDASLARLFTYLDGSRQAASTVVVLTGDHGQSLGEHGETTHGYFAYNSTLWVPLIMAGPGLRPGRVDGNVCHVDIFPTACDLLGLPKPAFLQGLSLLPATKGKDLGDLAARPIYFESLYAYYRRGWAPLRGYIEGPKKFIDLPVAEAYDLGSDFAEARNLAGPDVARERAKVAAMVRAGSGPEAAARPQLGAAARERLQSLGYVGGYQPPAKVYFGPGDDLKTLLPFNRKFEQAQDLYFRGQAEQSIALLRELVRDRPDFDNPYLFLVTVYEKQGRPAEAEILLRKGTAANPRNYKLAIEQGIVLAELGRNDEAIAVLDRAAAMIDWDPELWNYQGVAYWNKGDLDNAVAAYERALALDPRYGAVLSNLGTAQAAQAMKTRDAAKLRQAMDSFKRALEADPRDASAYNGLGAAYRLLGDVAAAISCFEQALAASPGHKFALYNLGTAYFDKGEKAKALAALTRYRDLYGKTLPARERETLEALMEQCR